Proteins from one Mustela erminea isolate mMusErm1 chromosome 20, mMusErm1.Pri, whole genome shotgun sequence genomic window:
- the CRYM gene encoding ketimine reductase mu-crystallin — protein MSRAPAFLSAAEVQKHLRSSSLLIPPLEAALANFSSGPDGGVMQPVRTVVPVAKHRGFLGVMPAYSAAEDALTTKLVTFYEGHSTASTVPSHQATVLLFEPSNGSLLAVMDGNIITAKRTAAVSAIATKFLKPPSSQVLCILGAGVQAYSHYEVFTEQFSFKEVRIWNRTKENAEKFADTVQGEVEVCSSVQEAVTGADVIITVTMATEPILFGEWVKPGAHINAIGASRPDWRELDDELMKQAVLYVDSHEAALKESGDVLLSGAEIFAELGEVVKGVKPALCDKTTVFKSLGMAVEDLVAAKLVYESWSSGK, from the exons ATGAGCCGGGCGCCAGCGTTCTTGAGCGCAGCCGAGGTGCAAAAGCACCTCCGCAGCTCCAGCCTCCTCATCCCGCCGCTGGAGGCGGCTCTGGCCAACTTCTCCAGCGGCCCCGACGGAGGAGTTATGCAGCCGGTGCGCACCGTGGTGCCCGTGGCCAAGCACAGGGG TTTCCTGGGGGTCATGCCCGCCTACAGTGCTGCCGAGGATGCCCTGACCACCAAGCTGGTCACCTTCTACGAGGGCCACAGCACCGCCTCCACGGTCCCTTCTCACCAGGCCACTGTGCTGCTCTTTGAGCCCAGCAATGGCTCCCTTCTGGCG GTCATGGATGGAAACATCATAACTGCAAAGAGAACAGCTGCAGTTTCTGCCATCGCCACCAAG TTTTTGAAACCACCCAGCAGTCAAGTGTTGTGCATCCTTGGGGCTGGCGTCCAGGCCTACAGCCACTACGAGGTCTTCACAGAGCAGTTCTCCTTTAAGGAG GTGAGGATATGGAACCGCACcaaagaaaatgcagagaagtTTGCGGACACGGTTCAAGGAGAGGTAGAGGTCTGTTCATCGGTCCAGGAGGCTGTGACAGGAGCAGATGTGATCATCACAGTTACCATGGCAACAGAGCCCATTTTGTTTGGTGAATGGGTGAAGCCTGGGGCTCACATCAATG CCATCGGAGCCAGCAGACCCGACTGGAGAGAGCTGGATGATGAGCTGATGAAACAGGCTGTGCTTTACGTGGACTCCCATGAGGCTGCCCTGAAAGAGTCCGGAGATGTCCTCTTGTCAGGG GCCGAGATTTTTGCTGAGCTGGGAGAAGTGGTGAAGGGAGTGAAACCAGCACTCTGTGACAAGACTACGGTGTTCAAGTCTTTGG GAATGGCGGTGGAAGACCTGGTTGCAGCCAAGCTAGTGTATGAATCCTGGTCATCtggtaaataa
- the ANKS4B gene encoding ankyrin repeat and SAM domain-containing protein 4B produces the protein MSTRYHQAASDSYLELLKEATKRDLNLSDEDGMTPTLLAAYHGNLEALEIICSRGGDPNRCDIWGNTPLHVAASNGHTHCVSFLVNFGANIFALDNNFQSPLDAAASREQNECVALLDKAATAQNIMNPKKVIRLKEQAQKNARRQIKECEKLQEKHESKMARNYNKEESGTLSSSMSSLSKASAPGTFGSLSKGIKDTFKIKFKKNKDTAEQVGKERRSEQRNVMEVFREEEEDRFSGDFQDRLQFSEEEGSCVQQESILNRPGLGNIVFRRNKLSSAEDISDSKRELGFKMSSELLQRQGAAEADEAEAGREDNSHEDVLPWDEDEVEWEEDVVDATPLEVFLQSHHLEEFLPIFMREQIDLEALLLCTDEDLQSIQMQLGPRKKVLNAINRRKQVLQQPGQLVDTSL, from the exons ATGTCCACTCGCTACCACCAAGCGGCTAGTGATAGCTACCTGGAACTTCTGAAAGAGGCTACTAAGAGAGATCTGAATCTTTCTGATGAAGATGGCATGACTCCCACACTCCTGGCAGCCTACCATGGGAATCTGGAAGCCCTAGAAATAATCTGCAGCCGAGG AGGGGACCCCAATAGATGTGACATCTGGGGAAATACTCCTCTGCACGTTGCAGCCTCCAATGGTCATACCCACTGTGTTTCATTCCTGGTCAACTTTGGTGCCAACATCTTTGCCCTGGACAACAACTTCCAGTCTCCGCTGGATGCTGCTGCcagtagagaacaaaatgaatgTGTTGCTCTCCTGGATAAGGCTGCCACTGCCCAGAATATCATGAACCCCAAGAAAGTTATCAGGCTGAAGGAGCAAGCTCAGAAGAATGCTAGGAGGCAGATCAAAGAATGTGAGAAGCTCCAAGAGAAGCATGAAAGTAAGATGGCTCGAAACTACAACAAGGAGGAATCTGGGACTCTTTCCTCTTCCATGTCATCCCTTTCAAAAGCTTCTGCTCCTGGTACATTTGGGTCCCTGTCTAAGGGCATTAAAGACACCTTCAAGATAAAGTTCAAGAAGAACAAAGACACAGCAGAGCAggtaggaaaggagaggaggagtgAGCAGAGGAATGTGATGGAAGTgttcagagaagaggaagaagacagattCTCAGGGGATTTCCAAGACAGACTCCAGTTCTCGGAAGAGGAGGGCAGTTGTGTGCAACAGGAATCCATTCTCAACCGTCCAGGTCTAGGAAATATTGTTTTTAGAAGGAACAAACTATCAAGTGCCGAAGACATCTCAGACAGCAAGAGGGAGTTAGGGTTTAAAATGAGCAGCGAATTGCTGCAGAGACAAGGAGCAGCAGAGGCTGATGAAGCCGAGGCTGGTAGAGAGGACAACAGCCATGAAGACGTTCTGCCTTGGGATGAGGATGAAGTGGAGTGGGAGGAAGATGTGGTTGATGCTACTCCTCTGGAAGTATTTTTGCAGTCCCATCATCTGGAAGAATTCCTTCCCATTTTCATGAGAGAGCAGATTGATCTAGAAGCTCTGTTGCTTTGCACTGATGAGGACCTTCAGAGTATACAGATGCAGCTTGGTCCCAGGAAGAAAGTTCTTAATGCCATAAACAGAAGGAAGCAGGTGCTACAACAGCCTGGGCAACTGGTCGACACCAGCCTCTGA